In Nocardioides nitrophenolicus, the genomic window ATCTCCGCGGAGCCGGGTGAGCCGATCGTGCTGCAGGTCAGCGCGAGCGCGGCCAACCCGACGCCGCCGGCCGGCAACATCGCGATCACCGTCACCTCGGGCGGCTCCGCCGCACGCGGTGCCCGGGTCGCCGCCCCGGCGGTCTTCACGACCACCGTGCACTTCACCGACCAGCCCGTCCGGGTCACCGGTCCCCGCCTGCCCAAGGGCGGCTACCTCGCCCGCGCGGCGCTGAGCCCCGACGACACGGCGAAGTTCCTCCCGTCCTCCGACACCACCCGGTTCCGGATCGGCTCGGTCGACGGCGGCGGCGACAAGAGCGGCGCGCTGCCCAACACCGGCGGCCCCGACCTGATGTGGCTGCTCCTCGGCGGCGCCCTGGTCGCCGCCGGCGCCGGTGGCGTCGGCTACGGCCGGCGCCGGGCTCCCGCTGCCGCCTGACCCGCTCGTCCTCCCACCGGCCGCCTCTTCGGGGGTGGCCGGTGGTCGTTTTCCCGGGTGGGTGTGGGGTGGGTGCGGCGTGGGTGTGGCGTGGGCTGTAACACGGAGTTCGCCGCTCTCCGGGGCTCGTGTCGGCTGTACGCGACCCGTACGGACCCCTCTCCGCGACGTCTCGGGTCGGGAAGAGCAGCGAACTCCGTGTTACAGCGCAAGCACCACCCCCGGCTCGTGCTCTCACTGGCTGCCCCTTCGGGGGTGGCCGGTGGTCGTTTTCCCGGGCGGGTGTGGCGTGGGTGTGGCGTGGGCTGTAACACGGAGTTCGCCGCTCTCCGGGGCTCATGTCGGCTGTACGCGACCCGTACGGACCCCTCTCCGCGTAAGAGTCCCTGGGAGTGGTGGGGTTTGAGGGACCACGGCGGGGCTGTCTGACGTAGGCGGCCATCGGCGGGATCTTCGGTGTGTAACGGCTAAGCACGCACTGAAGGAGAACCACCGATGGCCTTGCCCCAGTCTGCCCTGTCCGAGCTCCTCGAGGCGTTCCGCACCGGCGACGGCGTGGACCTGATCCGTGAGTCGGTCCGCGTCGCGCTGCAGGAACTGATCGAGATCGAGGCAACCGAACGCATCGGCGCCGCACCCTACGAACGCACGCCTGAGCGTGTCACTGATCGCAACGGCCACCGGCCACGGATGCTGACCACCAAGGCCGGCGACGTCGAGCTGCGTATCCCCAAACTGCGCAAGGGCTCTTTCCTGCCCGTGATCCTCGAACCCCGCCGGCGCATCGACCAGGCCCTGTACGCGGTCGTGATGGAGGCCTACGTCCACGGCGTCAGCACGAGGAGCGTCGACGACCTGGTCGAAGCGATGGGCTCCGATTCGGGGATCTCCAAATCGGAGGTATCTCGGATCTGCGCCGGGCTGGACGAGCAGGTCGGCGCGTTCCGGACCCGGCCGCTGGACCACATCGAGTTCCCCTACGTCTACCTGGACGCGACCTACCTCAACGTCCGCAACACCACCTCCCAAGTGGTGTCCATGGCGGTGGTGGTCGCCACCGGGATCGCCGCTGACGGCTCACGCGAGGTTCTCGGCCTTGATGTCGGCGATAGCGAGGACGAGACGTTCTGGCGCGGGTTCCTGACCAGCCTCAAGCAACGCGGCCTGCACGGCGTGCGGCTGGTCATCAGTGACCAGCACGCCGGCCTGGTCAAGGCACTCAAGCGGTCGTTCCAAGGCGCCGGCCACCAACGCTGCCGGGTGCACTTCGCACGCAACCTGCTGGCCCACGTGCCCAAGTCACACGTCGACATGGTCGCCGCGGTGTTCCGCACCGCGTTCGCGCAACCCGATGCTGACGCGGTCGCCACCGCGTGGGACGAGGTCCGTGACCAGCTCGCGAAGTCGTTCCCCAAGATCGGGCCGTTGATGGACGAGGCCAAGCCGGAAGTCCTCGCCTTCGCCACGTTCCCGCGCGCGCACTGGCAGAAGATCTGGTCGACCAATCCACTCGAGCGGGTCAATAAGGAGATCAAGCGCCGCGCCCGCGTGGTCGGGATCTTCCCCAACCCCGCCGCGGTGATCAGGCTCGTCGGAGCGGTCCTGGCCGACATGCACGACGAGTGGCAAGCCGGCGATCGGCGCTACCTGTCCGAAGGATCCATGGCGCTGCTCTACCCCGACAGCGATACTGGACCCATCGCCGCGATCGATAGCGGCGAGTAGGCACCGAGGATCACCTCAAAGCCCACCACCCCGCGGGGCTCTGTCCTCTCCGCGACGTCTTGGGTCGGGAAGAGCAGCGAACTCCGTGTTACAGCGCAAGCACCACCCCGCGTGCCCCCCGGCCGACCGGGCCCGGGGCTACGGCGCGAACCAGGTGGTGCTGCGGGCCATGCCGAGGGCGCGGTCGGCGCCACGCCAGTTGGCCTGCATGAACAGCCAGGGGCGGGCGAACCAGAGGAAGCCGTCGACGTGCTTCTTGGCCTCCCGGCCGGTCTCCTCCGACAGGCCCCACCGCTCGTCGCCGACCCGGGACGTCGGGGGGATGCCGAGGGTGACGCAGCCGCGGCGGTCGGAGGTGGAGCCGCAGACGCGGGCGTTGTCGTTGACCCGGCTGCCCTGGGCCTCGACCTCGGGCCAGGTCATCCCGTTGCCGTTCTGGGCGGTGTCGACGACGAAGTGGACGCCCTTGACGCCGCGCTCGCGCAGGATCCGGACCAGCTCGGCGCCGTAGGCGACGGACTCCTCGGTGCCGACGTAGTGGGTGGCGTTGAGGGCGAAGCCGCGGGCGTGCTCGATGCCGTTGGCGAGCAGCAGGTCGGCGGCCTGGGAGGCGCGCGGGGCGCCGACCTGGGGAGTGCTGCTCCAGTCGGCGGCGCCGGCGTCGAGGTAGACGCTCGTGTGAGGCTGGGCGGAGAAGGTCTTGACGGCGTAGGTGATCAGCGAGCTGGTCACGGCGCGGTTCGAGCACCACCAGAACGGCAGGTCGGGCTGCAGGATGATCGCGGCGTGCTGCCGGCCGAGGGCGCGGGCGGCGTTGGCGATCCAGCGCCGGTAGGCGTCCTGGGCGCCGGGGGAGGGGGCGCGGCCGCCGCAGACGGCGTGCTCCCAGGGGTTCATCCGGAAGATGGCGAGCTGGACGAGCACCTTGGGGTCGCCGCCGGAGGCGTTCTCGACGTAGTCACGGACCACGGAGCCGATCTGCTCGGGGGAGCCGCTCCAGTCGCCGAGCCACAGCGCCTTGGGCCGCAGCGCGATCTTGCCGAGCTGCTGCTTGGCGTCGCCGCCGGCTGACTCGTAGGCCCGCCAGGTCTGCTCGAGGTCGCCCTTGTAGACGCCCCAGCGCCGCTCGGCCAGCGGGTTCTTCAGGTTCTGCAGGTGGGCCGGCTGCGCCTTCTCCCAGACCTCCTTGTCCTTGACGTACGGCCGCTGGGTTCGCTGGACGTGGGGGATCGCCGTCTTCGGTCCCTCGGCCGCCGGCGGCGCCGGCGTGGGCGTCGGGGCGGGAGGGGGCGTGGGGGTGCTCGCCGTCGTCGCCGGTACGTCGGCCGCCGGCTCCGCGGGGACCGGCTCCTGCTCGCTGCACCCGGCCAGGGCCACGGTCGCGGTCAGGGCGAGGGAGGCGAGGGCATGGCGGGCGCGGCGGCGGGGGATCGGCTGCATCGCGGTCGAGGCTAACCCGACGCGCCCCTCGTCCCGAAGTCCGCAGAGTCCTAGACTGGAACGCGTTCCCGTCCGTCGTCCCCGGAGGTCCCGATGCCCTCGCTGCGCTGCCCCTGCGACACCACCTTGCGCGCCGACACCGACGACGAGCTCGTCGCCAAGGTGCAGGAGCACCTCGCGGCCGAGCACCCGGGGCGGGAGTACAGCCGCGAGGAGATCCTGTTCATGGCGATGTGACTCCGCGAGTCACACGATCCGGGGCAGCTCCGAGGCCTTGCCGGTGAAGCGCGGCGCGCGCTTCTCGAGGAAGGCCGCGACGCCCTCCTTGCCGTCGCCGATCGACGTCCAGAACATGGCGAGCGAGTCGGTGAGGTGCGCCTCGAGCGGGTCGGCGGCCGCGCTGTTGCGGTAGAGCAGCTGCTTGGCCAGGCCCAGCGCGACCGGCGAGCGGTCGGTGACGAACGAGCGGGCCAGCTCGTACGCCGCCGGAAGCAGCTCGTCGGGCTCGTGGACGCTGCGCACCAGCCGGCCGGCGAGGGCCTGCTCGGCGGTGAGGATGTCGGCGGAGTAGACCCACTCGAGAGCCTGCTGGATGCCGACGATGCGGGGCAGGAACCAGCTCGAGCAGGCCTCCGGCACGATCCCGAGCCGGCCGAAGACGAAGCCGATCCGGGCCTTCGTGGAGGCCAGGCGCAGGTCCATGGCCAGGGTCATGGTGGCGCCGATCCCGACCGCCGGGCCGTTGATCGCGGCGATGACCGGCTTGGGCAGCGCGTGGATCGCGAGGGTGATCTTGCCGCCGGTGTCGCGGACGCCGTCGGCGTACGGCGCCTCGTCGTAGGCCGCCCGGAAGTCCTCGGGCGTCGGGGCGAGGGACTCGTCGAGCCCGAACACGTTGCCGTCGGCCGACAGGTCCATACCGGCGCAGAAGGCGCGCCCGGAGCCGGTGACGACGACCGCGCGCACGGCGTCGTCGCGGGCGTCGGTGAGGAACACCTGGAGCAGCTCGCGGGCCATGGTCAGGTCGAACGCGTTGAGCGCGTCGGGCCGGTGCAGGGTGAGCGTCGCGATGCCGTCGTCGTCGACGTGCCAGGTCAGGGTCTCGTACACGAGGTCCTCCGTGGGGGTGCGGTCAGCGGGCGAGGCCGGTGGCCGTGCAGAGGTCGTCGGTGATCTCGTCGGTCCGGTCCGAGGCGATCTTGCCGAAGAGCTGCTGCGCGCGCTTGGTGTCCCACGTGGTGTCGGCCCGCGCGAGCGGGACGGTGCACGACTTCTCGACCTTGGTCATGGCCAGCGCCCACTTCCCGGCGGCGACCGGGCCGGTGGTGTCGCCGAAGCGGAAGAAGTCGGGGACGGCGCCGTTGAGCTGCCACCAGCGCACCGGGTTGAGCACCGACCACGGCGACAGCACCTTGTCGCCGACCGCGGCGATCACCTCGCGCTGCTGCTGGACCCGCGCCAGGTCCGAGATCGGGCTGTACTTGCGAGCCCGCGAGTACGCCAGCGCGGTGGCGCCGTCGACCTCCTGGCAGCCCTTCTTGACATTGAGGCCGGAGTCCTTGTCCTTGATCCGCTGCTTGGGGCAGATCTCGATCCCGCCGACCGCGTCGACGACCCCCACCAGGCCGCCGAAGCCGATCTCGACGTACTGGTCGACGCGCAGCCCGGTGGCCTGCTCGAGGGTCTGGACCAGCAGCGGCGTGCCGCCCTTGGCGTACGCCGAGTTGACCTTGCTCCGCCCGAAGCCCGGGATGTCGAGCGGCGAGTCGCGCGGGATCGACACCAGCGTGGTCGGGCCGTCGCCGGTGTGGAGCAGCAGGATCGTGTCGGTCAGCTCGGAGGCGGCGTCGCCGGTGTGGAGCCGCTTGCGCTCCTCGGGCGAGAGGCCCGCCCGGGAGTCGCTGCCGACGAGCAGGTAGGTGGTGCCGGGCTGCTGGGCCGGACGGTCCGCGCTCGGCTCGAAGTCGACCTTGTCGACCTTGTTCCACGCGATGAGCGGGACGGCGACCAGGAAGACCAGCCACAGCACCAGGACGAGCAGGACCAGCCGGACGTAGGTGCGCGGCCGGGACCAGCGGCCGCGGCCGCTGGGGCCGCGCGCCGGCGGCGCCGCCGGCGGAGGAGGCGACGCGGGGGCGGGGCGGCGGCCGGACGGCGGCGTGCCGGCGTACTGCTCCGCGGGAGGCAGCCGGGTCGGGGGTGGCGGCGGTGTGGCGCCCGGGCGCCGCTGGACCGGGATCCGGCGGGTCGGCTCGGGGTCGGAGGACGGGCGTGCGCCGTCGGAGGAGCCGGGTCCGTAGACCCAGTCGAAGTCGTCGCCGGAGCCCCCGGTGCCGTTGCCACGCCCTGCCATGGCCATGACGCTACCGTCAGCAGGTGGCTACCTCCGGAGGGTGTTCGCGTGTCCCGCGCCCCGGGCACGCACCTGGCTGCGTTGGCGTCGCTCGCAGGACGACCCAGTACGGCTTCGCTCCGCCGCCTTGCCATGCACGCACCCGGCGCACGGGCCCCCATCGAACAACCTCCGGAGGTAGCCACCAGTGACAGACATCGTCGCGGCACGCACGCCGTCGTACTCCCGCATCGAGCTGGCCACGCTCACCTCCCGCGCGCAGGCCAACCTGCTCGGCAACATCCACGGCGGCGAGGTGGTCAAGCTGGCCGACTCGACCGCGGGCGTGGTGGCGCAGCGACACAGCGGCGGGCCGGCGGTGACGGCGGCGCTCGACGAGATGGCCTTCCTGGAGCCGGTGCGGGTCGGCGACATCATCCGCACCTACGGCCAGGTCAACTGGGTCGGTACGTCATCGATGGAGATCGGCGTACGGATCGAGACCGAGCCGTGGGACGCGGCCGGCCGCACCCTGCATGTCGGCTCGGCGTACTTCGTGTTCGTCGCCGTCGACTCCGCGGGCCGGGGCCGGCCGGTGCCGGCGCTCGAGCCGGAGACCGAGGAGGACCACCGCCGGCTGCGGGAGGCCCAGATCCGGCGGGCGCACCGGCTGGCGCGCCGGCAGGAGATCGAGGCGGGACGGCTCAGCCGCTGACCTCGCCGCTGACCTCGCCGCTGACCTCGGTGATCGCCGCGGCCACCGCGTCGACGGCGGCGGGCCGCGGGGGAGCGCCGTACGTCGAGAGCTGGACCCGGCGGTGCGCGGCGAGCGGGCGGCGGACGACGGCACGGTGCTGGTGCGCGCGCAGGGCCAGGCCGGGCAGCACCGTGACGCCCAGCCCGCTCGCGACCAGGGACTGCACGGCGACGTAGTCGTCGCTCGCGAACGCGATCGCGGGGGTGAAGCCGGCGTCGGCGCACAGGCTGAGCAGCTCGCGGCGGCACCGCTCGCACCCGGTGATCCAGCCGGACTCGGCGTACCTCCCGAGGTCGACGGCGCCCTCGGGCGGCGCGGCGTCGGCGGGCGCGACCAGGTACAGGGGGTCGTCGACGACCGGCACCGAGGAGATCTGGTCGGGCTCGGGCTGGTCGGGATAGGCGAAGGTGAGGGCCAGGTCGACCTCGCCGGCGCGCAGCAGCTCGTGGGCCTCGGGTGGCTCGGCCTCGACGAGGTCGAGCTGGATGCCGGGGTGGCGGGTGGCGAGCAGGGCCAGAGCGTCGGGCACCAGGGTGGCCGCGCCGGAGGGGAAGGCGGCGAGCCGGACCCGGCCGGACTGGAGGCTGGTGGCGGCGGCGAGCTCGGCCTCGGCCCGGGCGAGCAGGCCGAGGATCTCCTCGCCGCGGCGGGCCAGGCGCTCGCCCTCGGCTGTGAGCCGCACGCCCCGGCCGACCCGCTGCAGCAGGACGGCGCCGGTCTCGGCCTCCAGCCGGCGCAGGTGGTGGGAGATCGTCGGCTGTCCGTAGTGGAGCTGGGCGGCGGCCGCGGACACCGAGCCGGTGCGGTGCACGGCGACGAGGGCCTCGAGGCGGCGCAGGTCGATCACGGTGGGCATCGTATATCGATGATGTCGATCAATGTCGTCGAAAGGAACTATTGGACCGATGGGTACGCGCTCCGCGACGATGGACCCATGCTGACCTTCGACGACGTCCTCGCCGCCGCCGAGGTCGTCGGCGCGCACCTGCCGCCCACCCCGCTGCAGGCGCACCCGCTGCTCGACCAGGCGCTGGGTCGCCCGGTCCTGGTCAAGCACGAGAACGTCCAGCCCACCGGCGCCTTCAAGGTCCGCGGCGGCGTCCACCTCGCCGCCACCCTCACCGCCGCCGAGCGCGCGCACGGCCTGGTCACCTGCTCGACCGGGAACCACGCCCAGTCGGTGGCGTACGGCGCCCGCCTGGCCGGGGTCCGCGCGACGATCGTGATGCCGGCGAGCGCCCCCGCGGCCAAGCGCGACGCGGTCCGGGCGCTCGGCGCCGAGGTGGCCCTCGTCGGCGCCAGCCTCGGCGAGGCGGGCGAGCACGCCCGCGCCCTGGCGGCCGAGACGGGGGCGTCCTTCGTCTGCCCGACCGACCCGCGGATCGTGCTGGGGCACGCGACGGCGTACCTGGAGCTGTTCGGGCAGGCGCCCGAGCTCGGCACCCTGTTCGTCCCGATCGGCAGCGGCACCGGCGCGGCCGGCGCCTGCCTGGTCCGCGACGCGCTGGCCCCGGGGTGCCGGGTGGTCGGCGTCCAGTCGGCTGCCGCGCCGGCCGGCTGGCACTCCTGGCGCACGGGGCGGATCGAGGCCGCTCCCGCGCGGACCCGCGCGGCCGGGCTCGCCACGACGACCGGGTACCCGCGCACCCAGGAGATCCTGCGTGCCCGGCTCGACGACTTCGTGCTCGTCGACGACGACGCGATCGACGCGGCCGCCGGACTGCTCGCGACCTGTGCGCACACCCTCGCCGAGGGCGCCGGCGCCGCCGCGCTCGCCGCCGCGGTCGCGACGCCCGCCGCCGGGACGGAGGGGCCGGTCGCGGTGGTCTGCACCGGCGCGAACGCCTCCGCCGACGAGATCGCCAGGCTGGCCGGCTCGGTCGCCGCGGCCTGAGTCGGGCCGAGGGGTTGGTCGCCGCCTGGCCGCTCGCGGCGCGTCGTCACCGGAGTGGCGCGTGTGACTGGTGATACTGGGCGGGTGCCTCAGCTTCCCGTCGACGAACGCGCCGCGCGGGTGCGCTTCCGCCGGGCCCTGACCCTGATGGCGTTCACGCTCGTCGTCCCCGGCTCGGCGCAGCTGATCGCCGGCAACCGGGCGATCGGCAGGCTCGCCCTGCGGATCTGGCTGTTCTCGCTCGCCACCCTGCTCGCCGTCGCGGCCTGGAGCTGGCACGACAAGGGCTTCGCGCTCAGCCTGGCGTTCAGCCCGACCGCGATGCTGGTGATCAGGCTCTACCTCATCGCCGGCGCCCTCGGCTGGGCCGCGCTCTTCGTCGACGCGTGGCGGATCGGCCAGCCGCTCAGCCTGCGGATGCCGCACCGGCGCGCGGTCGTCGGCGTCAACGGCGTGCTGTGCTTCTCGGTCGCCGGCACCATGCTCTTCGGCGCCCACCTCGCCGCCGCCCAGCGCGAGTGGCTGACCATGTTCGCCGACGGCGACCTCGGCGCCGCCCACAACGGGCGCTACAACATCCTGCTCATCGGCGGTGACTCCGGCAACGACCGCTGGGGACTGCGGACCGACTCGATGACCGTCGCCTCGGTCGACGCCACCACCGGCCGCACCGTGATGATCGGCCTGCCCCGCAACATGCAGAACTTCCCGTTCCGCAAGGGCAGCGTGATGGCCGAGCAGTTCCCCAAGGGATTCGACTGCGACGGCTGCTACCTCAACGGCGTCAGCACCTGGGTCGGCGACCACACCCAGCTGTTCCAGGACTCGAAGAACCCCGGCATCGACGCCACGGTGTCGGCCATCGAGGGGATCACCGACCTCGACATCAACTACTGGGTGATGGTCAACATGCGCGGCTTCGAGCGCCTGGTCAACGCCTTCGGCGGGGTGACCCTCAACGTGCGCCAGCGGATCCCGGTCGGCGGCCTCGGCAAGGACGTCACCGGCTACATCGAGCCCGGCAAGCGCAAGCTCAACGGCCACGACGCGCTCTGGTACGCCCGGGCCCGCGAGGGGTCCGACGACTACTCGCGGATGGCCCGCCAGAAGTGCGTGTTCTCCGCCCTCGTCTCCCAGGTCAGCCCCGCCCAGGCGCTCACCAACTTCCAGGAGATCGCCAAGGCGTCCAGCGCGATGATCCAGACCAACATCCCCGGCGGCGCGCTCGGCGACTTCGTCCAGCTCGCCCTGCGCGCCCGGACCCAGAAGATCTCCTCGGTCTCCCTGGTCCCCCCGCGGATCAACACCGCCGACCCCGACATCGACCTGGTGCAGAAGATGATCCGCAACGCCGTCGACCGCGCCGAGGGCGACCGCAAGGCCGCCAAGAAGGCCACGACCCCGGCCGAGGACGCCGCCACCCCGAGCGGGGACGCGGGCGAGGGCGACCAGGGCGGGGACCAGGCCACCGAGCAGCCGGCCCAGCAGTCCGGCACCGTCACCGGCGGCTCGCTCGGCTCGCGGAACGAGGGCTACCAGGCCAACGAGACCGACGACGTCGCGGCGGCCTGCTGAGCGGCAGGCTCCGCCGCTCCTAGAGCGGCAGCGCCGCCACCACCGCGTCGTACGTCGCCCGGTCGGGGGCGGCGACCAGCCCGCCGGCGAGCTGCTGCGGCCGCATCGCGGAGCCGTCGTGCTGGCCGATGACGCCGCCCGCCTCGGTGAGGATCAGCGAGCCGGGGAGGTGGTCCCAGGGCATGCTGCGGCTGTAGACGAGGGCACGGGCGTCGCCGGCGATGAGGTGCGGGTAGTCGACGCCGCAGCAGGCCCAGGTCAGCTCGAGGGTGCCGAGGTCGCCGAGCTCCTGGCCGACCCAGGCGCGCCGGGCGGTGCGGAAGGGCACGCGGTCCTCGGCGGCCGTGACGGACAGCCGGGCGCCGTTGCGCCAGGCGCCCGCGCCGAGCTCGGCGACGTACGACGTCTCGTGCTGGGGCTGCCAGATCCAACCGCGGGTCACCGCGCCACCGCGTACCTCGGCCACCATCACGGCGTGGTCGGGGGAGCCGTTGACGAAGTTCTTGGTGCCGTCGACGGGGTCGACGGTGAAGGCGTGGTCGGCCGTGGCGAACCGTTCCAGCAGGCCGGGGTCGGCGGCCATCGCCTCCTCGCCGAGCACGAGGGCGTCCGGGTAGGCCGCGCGCAGGGCGGCGGTGATCAGCGCCTCGGACTCGTGGTCGGCGACGGTGACCAGGTCACCGGGGTTCTTCTCGGTGACCTGCTCGTCGGAGAGCGAGCGGAACCGGGGGTTGATCACCTCCGCGGCGACGTCCTGGAGCAGGGTCAGCACGGCGGCGGTGTCCACGGTGCTCACGGTAACGGGACAGCGCCCGGCCTCGTGAGGTTGGGTAGGCCCATGCGCTTCACCGAGCACGAGCTGACCGCAGCACTCGCCGGCGCGGCCAAGGTCGTGCTGGCCGCGGACCGCCGGTTCCGCAAGCGCGGCGTCGACGTCGACACCGCCTGGGACCAGATGGACCGCTACCAGCGGTTCAAGGTGCTCGACGCCCTCGGCGACCAGGTGCTGCCGGTGCTCGTCGCGCTGCCCGACGTCGAGGTCGCCCCCGGCACCCGTCCAACGTACGACGACCGGCAGGTCGCCGAGGTGGTCGAGGGTCTGGCGCAGGGTGGCCGGGGCCGGCTGCGGCGCGCGGTCGAGGTGAAGGCGCGCACCGCGCTGGTGCAGGCCGCGCTCGCCGCGATCCCGCCGCGGCTGGACCCGGACGCGCTGCTCACCGAGGAATCCTGACCGCGCCGGGCCGGCCAGTAGGGTCTGCCCCGTGCGCGTGCAGGCCGTCGTGGTGACCTTCAACCGGGTGACGATGCTGCGGCGCCTGGTCCCGCGCCTGCTCGAGATCCCCGCCCTGGAGCGGATCCTGGTCGTCGACAACGCCTCGACCGACGGGACGGGGGAGTGGCTCGGCGGCCTGGACGACCCGCGGGTGCGGCACGAGACCCTCGCCACCAACAGCGGCGGCGCCGGCGGATTCCACCACGGCCTGGGCTGGGCGGTGCGCGAGGGCGCCGACCTGGTCTGGCTGATGGACGACGACGGGCTGCCGGAGCTCGACTGCCTCGACCTGCTGCTCGAGCGCCAGCGGCGCGACGGCCTTGACTTCTGCGGGCCGGCGGTGCTGGCCGAGCAGGATCCCTCGCGGCTGTGCTTCCCGATCCGGCTGCCGGGCGGCACCCGGGTGGTGCACGAGATGGCGGCGGTCGAGGCCGCGGCGCGCGACGGGCTGATCGACGACGTGGTGATCCCGTTCAACGGGGTCCTGGTCACCCGCGACCTGGTCGAGCGGATCGGCCTGCCGCGCGAGGAGTTCTTCATCTGGGGCGACGACGTCGAGTACCTGTGGCGCGCCCAGGCGGCGGGTGCCCGGATCGCGACCGTCGT contains:
- a CDS encoding threonine ammonia-lyase, producing the protein MLTFDDVLAAAEVVGAHLPPTPLQAHPLLDQALGRPVLVKHENVQPTGAFKVRGGVHLAATLTAAERAHGLVTCSTGNHAQSVAYGARLAGVRATIVMPASAPAAKRDAVRALGAEVALVGASLGEAGEHARALAAETGASFVCPTDPRIVLGHATAYLELFGQAPELGTLFVPIGSGTGAAGACLVRDALAPGCRVVGVQSAAAPAGWHSWRTGRIEAAPARTRAAGLATTTGYPRTQEILRARLDDFVLVDDDAIDAAAGLLATCAHTLAEGAGAAALAAAVATPAAGTEGPVAVVCTGANASADEIARLAGSVAAA
- a CDS encoding glycoside hydrolase family 6 protein, producing the protein MQPIPRRRARHALASLALTATVALAGCSEQEPVPAEPAADVPATTASTPTPPPAPTPTPAPPAAEGPKTAIPHVQRTQRPYVKDKEVWEKAQPAHLQNLKNPLAERRWGVYKGDLEQTWRAYESAGGDAKQQLGKIALRPKALWLGDWSGSPEQIGSVVRDYVENASGGDPKVLVQLAIFRMNPWEHAVCGGRAPSPGAQDAYRRWIANAARALGRQHAAIILQPDLPFWWCSNRAVTSSLITYAVKTFSAQPHTSVYLDAGAADWSSTPQVGAPRASQAADLLLANGIEHARGFALNATHYVGTEESVAYGAELVRILRERGVKGVHFVVDTAQNGNGMTWPEVEAQGSRVNDNARVCGSTSDRRGCVTLGIPPTSRVGDERWGLSEETGREAKKHVDGFLWFARPWLFMQANWRGADRALGMARSTTWFAP
- a CDS encoding crotonase/enoyl-CoA hydratase family protein — protein: MYETLTWHVDDDGIATLTLHRPDALNAFDLTMARELLQVFLTDARDDAVRAVVVTGSGRAFCAGMDLSADGNVFGLDESLAPTPEDFRAAYDEAPYADGVRDTGGKITLAIHALPKPVIAAINGPAVGIGATMTLAMDLRLASTKARIGFVFGRLGIVPEACSSWFLPRIVGIQQALEWVYSADILTAEQALAGRLVRSVHEPDELLPAAYELARSFVTDRSPVALGLAKQLLYRNSAAADPLEAHLTDSLAMFWTSIGDGKEGVAAFLEKRAPRFTGKASELPRIV
- a CDS encoding IS256 family transposase, translating into MALPQSALSELLEAFRTGDGVDLIRESVRVALQELIEIEATERIGAAPYERTPERVTDRNGHRPRMLTTKAGDVELRIPKLRKGSFLPVILEPRRRIDQALYAVVMEAYVHGVSTRSVDDLVEAMGSDSGISKSEVSRICAGLDEQVGAFRTRPLDHIEFPYVYLDATYLNVRNTTSQVVSMAVVVATGIAADGSREVLGLDVGDSEDETFWRGFLTSLKQRGLHGVRLVISDQHAGLVKALKRSFQGAGHQRCRVHFARNLLAHVPKSHVDMVAAVFRTAFAQPDADAVATAWDEVRDQLAKSFPKIGPLMDEAKPEVLAFATFPRAHWQKIWSTNPLERVNKEIKRRARVVGIFPNPAAVIRLVGAVLADMHDEWQAGDRRYLSEGSMALLYPDSDTGPIAAIDSGE
- a CDS encoding inositol monophosphatase family protein — protein: MDTAAVLTLLQDVAAEVINPRFRSLSDEQVTEKNPGDLVTVADHESEALITAALRAAYPDALVLGEEAMAADPGLLERFATADHAFTVDPVDGTKNFVNGSPDHAVMVAEVRGGAVTRGWIWQPQHETSYVAELGAGAWRNGARLSVTAAEDRVPFRTARRAWVGQELGDLGTLELTWACCGVDYPHLIAGDARALVYSRSMPWDHLPGSLILTEAGGVIGQHDGSAMRPQQLAGGLVAAPDRATYDAVVAALPL
- a CDS encoding DUF1059 domain-containing protein, with amino-acid sequence MPSLRCPCDTTLRADTDDELVAKVQEHLAAEHPGREYSREEILFMAM
- a CDS encoding LysR family transcriptional regulator, which codes for MIDLRRLEALVAVHRTGSVSAAAAQLHYGQPTISHHLRRLEAETGAVLLQRVGRGVRLTAEGERLARRGEEILGLLARAEAELAAATSLQSGRVRLAAFPSGAATLVPDALALLATRHPGIQLDLVEAEPPEAHELLRAGEVDLALTFAYPDQPEPDQISSVPVVDDPLYLVAPADAAPPEGAVDLGRYAESGWITGCERCRRELLSLCADAGFTPAIAFASDDYVAVQSLVASGLGVTVLPGLALRAHQHRAVVRRPLAAHRRVQLSTYGAPPRPAAVDAVAAAITEVSGEVSGEVSG
- a CDS encoding LCP family protein — its product is MAGRGNGTGGSGDDFDWVYGPGSSDGARPSSDPEPTRRIPVQRRPGATPPPPPTRLPPAEQYAGTPPSGRRPAPASPPPPAAPPARGPSGRGRWSRPRTYVRLVLLVLVLWLVFLVAVPLIAWNKVDKVDFEPSADRPAQQPGTTYLLVGSDSRAGLSPEERKRLHTGDAASELTDTILLLHTGDGPTTLVSIPRDSPLDIPGFGRSKVNSAYAKGGTPLLVQTLEQATGLRVDQYVEIGFGGLVGVVDAVGGIEICPKQRIKDKDSGLNVKKGCQEVDGATALAYSRARKYSPISDLARVQQQREVIAAVGDKVLSPWSVLNPVRWWQLNGAVPDFFRFGDTTGPVAAGKWALAMTKVEKSCTVPLARADTTWDTKRAQQLFGKIASDRTDEITDDLCTATGLAR
- a CDS encoding LPXTG cell wall anchor domain-containing protein, translating into MLKKLAALATLALAFAVAPSAPAGADQGYTAKIPTATHIKVISAEPGEPIVLQVSASAANPTPPAGNIAITVTSGGSAARGARVAAPAVFTTTVHFTDQPVRVTGPRLPKGGYLARAALSPDDTAKFLPSSDTTRFRIGSVDGGGDKSGALPNTGGPDLMWLLLGGALVAAGAGGVGYGRRRAPAAA
- a CDS encoding acyl-CoA thioesterase, with the protein product MTDIVAARTPSYSRIELATLTSRAQANLLGNIHGGEVVKLADSTAGVVAQRHSGGPAVTAALDEMAFLEPVRVGDIIRTYGQVNWVGTSSMEIGVRIETEPWDAAGRTLHVGSAYFVFVAVDSAGRGRPVPALEPETEEDHRRLREAQIRRAHRLARRQEIEAGRLSR
- a CDS encoding LCP family protein, whose product is MPQLPVDERAARVRFRRALTLMAFTLVVPGSAQLIAGNRAIGRLALRIWLFSLATLLAVAAWSWHDKGFALSLAFSPTAMLVIRLYLIAGALGWAALFVDAWRIGQPLSLRMPHRRAVVGVNGVLCFSVAGTMLFGAHLAAAQREWLTMFADGDLGAAHNGRYNILLIGGDSGNDRWGLRTDSMTVASVDATTGRTVMIGLPRNMQNFPFRKGSVMAEQFPKGFDCDGCYLNGVSTWVGDHTQLFQDSKNPGIDATVSAIEGITDLDINYWVMVNMRGFERLVNAFGGVTLNVRQRIPVGGLGKDVTGYIEPGKRKLNGHDALWYARAREGSDDYSRMARQKCVFSALVSQVSPAQALTNFQEIAKASSAMIQTNIPGGALGDFVQLALRARTQKISSVSLVPPRINTADPDIDLVQKMIRNAVDRAEGDRKAAKKATTPAEDAATPSGDAGEGDQGGDQATEQPAQQSGTVTGGSLGSRNEGYQANETDDVAAAC